The following are encoded together in the Nocardioides okcheonensis genome:
- a CDS encoding VOC family protein: MHVTASALSLNVPDVEASAAWARQHLGFTTAMEADGFCSLAHPDAGFHLIFLRTGLASFKPSLAAGSADGLLVVLTVEDVDAEHARLVREGVEVVTPLETEPWGERYFQMTDPNGVVFQLVQWVEAPDPQYAG, from the coding sequence GTGCACGTCACCGCTTCCGCCCTGTCGCTCAACGTGCCCGACGTGGAGGCGTCGGCCGCGTGGGCACGGCAGCACCTGGGCTTCACCACCGCCATGGAGGCCGACGGCTTCTGCTCCCTGGCCCATCCCGACGCGGGGTTCCACCTGATCTTCCTGCGCACCGGCCTGGCGTCCTTCAAGCCGTCCTTGGCGGCCGGCAGCGCCGACGGCCTGCTGGTGGTCCTCACGGTCGAGGACGTCGACGCCGAGCACGCCCGGCTGGTGCGGGAGGGCGTCGAGGTGGTCACCCCCCTGGAGACCGAGCCCTGGGGCGAGCGCTACTTCCAGATGACCGATCCGAACGGCGTGGTCTTCCAGCTCGTGCAGTGGGTCGAGGCGCCCGACCCGCAGTACGCCGGCTGA
- a CDS encoding TetR/AcrR family transcriptional regulator yields the protein MSERTGAGEPSRTLALLWGTAPDAPRKGPARSLTVDTVVGAAVGIADERGLAAVTVRAVAERVGVSAMSVYTYVPGKPELLDLMVDRCYLAMDRTPWTDQPWRDRLRAVAEDNRRLLTAHPWLTEVAALSRPPLGPGVMGKYEHELAALDGTGLPDVETDAALAHLLGFVQQHCRAVHDAARATTDSAMSDADWWAANRPVLERALDPAAYPRAVRVGTAAGEAQGSAWSADHAWAFGLERTLDGLAALVGR from the coding sequence GTGAGCGAGAGGACCGGGGCCGGCGAGCCCAGCCGGACGCTGGCGCTGCTGTGGGGCACGGCGCCGGACGCGCCCCGCAAGGGGCCGGCGCGGTCGCTGACGGTGGACACGGTCGTCGGGGCCGCGGTCGGGATCGCCGACGAACGGGGCCTCGCCGCGGTGACCGTGCGGGCGGTGGCCGAGCGGGTCGGCGTCTCCGCCATGTCGGTCTACACCTACGTCCCCGGCAAGCCCGAGCTGCTCGACCTGATGGTGGACCGCTGCTACCTCGCGATGGACCGGACGCCCTGGACGGACCAGCCCTGGCGCGACCGGCTGCGGGCCGTCGCGGAGGACAACCGGCGGCTGCTCACCGCCCACCCGTGGCTCACCGAGGTCGCCGCGCTGAGCCGCCCGCCGCTCGGCCCCGGGGTGATGGGCAAGTACGAGCACGAGCTGGCCGCGCTCGACGGCACCGGCCTGCCCGACGTCGAGACCGACGCGGCGCTGGCGCACCTCCTCGGGTTCGTCCAGCAGCACTGCCGCGCGGTCCACGACGCGGCGCGGGCGACGACGGACTCGGCGATGAGCGACGCGGACTGGTGGGCCGCCAACCGGCCCGTGCTGGAGCGCGCGCTCGACCCGGCCGCCTACCCGCGGGCGGTGCGGGTCGGCACCGCTGCCGGCGAGGCACAGGGCAGCGCGTGGTCGGCCGACCACGCCTGGGCGTTCGGCCTCGAGCGCACCCTCGACGGGCTCGCCGCCCTCGTCGGGCGCTGA